ttaaatttaacaacttttttataaattttattttttataaattttatgtttcactgtaatatttttttgaaggtttttttttatttaatttaatataataaaaatgaaaaaggttttttttatttaatttaatataaataaaaatgaaattaataattttttatttaatttttattcatgacTTGTATTAGTAGTAAaagaattgttttgtctaatatttgattattactcttttagtgtttgatgaatgtgtttttattattattcaattcttaaattcttaattaatttatttttttgttgaatgactttttttattaaaagaattttgattgttatattcaattattgggatcaaacaattttaaaataattaataattaatgtgaatataaaaaatatatatataaaaaagaaatataaagttaaaataattaaggatgaatgcgtatatataaaataaaattaaaataattaatcataaataatcatataaaaataataaaaaattataaaaaagataaaaatagataattcatttattagtaataaataaaataataaatgaataagaaagggagagaaaatatattaatatttaattaataaatatataaatttaaaaataaaagttaaccatggttattaaaagaggcgaaatgagccaatttttgatagtacgtacgtttttatgactttttattagtacatacgtttaagtgagctagttgtacaagtacatacgtctaagtgggtttttttcctttaaaaatataatagaaaattatagataaaactAGTAAATAAAGGTAGGTTTTgcccattttttaataattagaaaacaaaatagtgaattaaattaaataattaagaaattatgatCATACACGTTTCTATGATTtatacagaaaaaaaaaaacaaaatccatTCGAACCCTAACCTGAATCCGCTCCTAGATTCAAACACCACCGAATAACAAATCTACACCAACCCAAACTTCGGGTTCCTTTATAGATCTAAAACAATAACTCCGACCTATCAACAAACAAGAGAGTCTCATAAATATTTCATGAAAGAATATTTGATCCAGTGAATGACTAGATCCAAACCACGACAATCAACATGTTATTTCATTAACtaagaaaactaatattttggataagttaaataaaattaactctAAACAAGAAAAATGAAGTCAAATgaaaaatgtcaacaaaaaaaagataaacataTAATGAAACTCTATCTACTACCATAAAGACTTAAAAGAGGTGAAGACCCTAAGAAACAGGGAAGAAGTAACCCTAATAATTAAGGGTAAATtataactcttttttttaatctaaatgtTGATAAATCTAAAAAGTCTTATCAAAATTCAGCTCAATGTGAACATGAACAGTTAAAGAATAAGGAGATTATGGTAATTGTTAAGGATAGGTTGTATTTAGTCcgtattttcaaaatctatttattagataaaaaaaaaaagagtgcTAAAAACTGTCTTTCTAGTTCCTTAAGATCCACGTCTCTCTCCCACACACACAAGACACAAAACACAGACACATACATTGTTTTCTATATAAAGAGATCTTCTCTCTTAATACATGTTCTTGCGATTTCATCAAAAACCCATTTCAAAACTAATGGAAAACATCAATTCATCAATTGGAAAAGAAGAAGATCTGATGGATTTGCCGGCGGGATTCCGATTCTATCCATCTGATGAAGAACTAATCACACACTACTTATCAAAGAAAGTTCTTGACAGCAATTACTCAGCCATTGCAATCGGAGAAGTCGATCTTAACAAAGTTGAACCATGGGATTTACCAagtaagtgtttttttttttgaaaacccaaTTCTAGATTACAAGATGTGATCTTTATTGAAGAtacttgtttgatttggttataGGTCAAGCTAAAATGGGTGAAAAAGAATGGTACTTTTTCTGTCTAAGGGATAAGAAGTATCCAACTGGATTAAGAACAAACAGAGCTACTTCAAAAGGATATTGGAAAGCTACCGGAAAAGACAGAGAGATTTTCCGGGGGAAATTTCCGGTAGGGATGAAGAAAACCCTAGTTTTTTACTTGGGTAGAGCTCCTAAAGGAGAGAAAACTAATTGGATTATGCATGAATATCGTCTGGAAGGAAGTTATTATCTTCAAAATCTCCCAAGAACTGCTAGGGTAATTTCAATTCTTTCTCTCTATCCAATTCTTTCATatgatttgaatgaattttgataaaaattgaATCTTTGGTTTGCAGAATGAATGGGTAATTTGCaggatttttcaaaaaaactccGGCGAGAAGAAAGTCTTTGTCTCCGGTTTAACGCCGGTGGCGATGAATTCAATTCTACCGCCGTTGACGGAATCATCATCGTCTCCATATGGATACGAATCCACTACCCATGACGTGTCCTGCTTCTCCACCATGAATCAAATAGAAATCAAAGATTATTCAATCAATCATCTTTCTCCATTTTACAACTCGATGAATCCGATCCTAGATAGTCAGAATCAATACCCAGATCCTAATTTCATACAAGATCAACCCTTTTTGATGAATTTGGCGGATAGGTATGATGATCCGATGATGAATATTAAAACAGAGATGTTGAATTGGGAAACTGGTCGGCCGGCGGGATTAGGCGGTGGAGAAATGGGTTCCGGCGGTCTATGGGATTTTTAAGAGTTGGATTGAAGAAAAAGTCAAAAAGATTGgttaatctatttatattttattatttttgtttgtaattatttgtttataagcAAATTGGTATAGTGGTGAAGAAGTTGggatagttttataaattttattaaaaatatataatgtattagGTTAATTTAGTGTAGTGAAGGTGGGGGATTGTAAAGGGTGCAAATTATATAAGTCTTGGAAAGTTCTAACACTTTTTATATTATGGTtggtttattaataaaattttgagattTAGATTAGTAATTGTTAGTTTCTTCTtgcttgtttttgttaaatatatattaaataataattgacgACATTTCATTTTGTATCGAGtgttcatgatttttttttaaactttttttgtGGGAGtaacctcaaactaattttGGGTGGATTgtacttatatttattaatatttgtttgaatattggaaattaaataatctcaaaatcACGAATTTTActcaaaagaattatttttaatgacaaGATTAAGTGTTTTCACTTTAGGTTCATTTTTCATTGAAAATACATTCATTAAAGTGAAATGTATGACTATTAACTCGTGGGTTCATATTGATTTTGGtgtgaattgagaaatataaatatcaCATTCACAATAAGAAATTTATTGCAAATGGTACATAGTTACAAGTAGGGGTCAAATCctattagattattaaaatggtaattattattgttaataattggagatgaaaaataataattttaatacactAGGATATTCTAGTTCAAACAAATTAGATTTAATTCACACTATGACGGTGGAGCAGTATTAATTCATTTAAGAGaataagttttatttgaaaaatattaaataaataaagtgtgaAAAGAAAAGGTGTATAAGCTTTTGCTTTATGCATAAAATTAGTTAGGATTAGTTGGACTTAAATGACACAAACataaaagatattttctcatttttatttggtGTGTAAttgacccatttttttttatcattctattaaaagttttataattttctataaagataagagaaaaaaaaaattcacattatcttttgtttttaaaacaaaattaaaaagttacCAACTTTATAGTTATAACTCTCCTTTTTAATTTAGAACTTACTTTTTATTAGGAATTAAACAGGAAACGACTggaattaattttttgaattggAGTGTGCAATTTGTTTTGATGTTGTGTGTAACTAaaatttcaatcaaattaagttaatattttatttagttaagagaaaaaaaataagtgatgaATTAATATTAGTTAAGATGTTGGACCGTTACACAAAACTATGATTTGTTGATCAACTTTGCAACTAATACTATACATGAACTAATTCATTAGTactttattcaattattttttatatcactggtttttgtttttttgtgcGACTAATCTCTGTGTTTAAACAAATAGTCTACAAACACATTTAAAGAGGAGTCAAAAGAAGAAATTCAATAGTTctatttttcttcttgttctaaAATAGAAAATCAAGACAAACTGGACACTACGGTGAGACGTGAAAACACCTCATCCCATTCTGACCTCAATATGTGGAACTGAGATTGTTCGAGAGACAGTAAAAGCTCTTGTCTTCCTATCTTTTTTCAACGATTCGGGTTTGCATTTACTTCATAAACCTGAATTATTCCTAATGATGAATTTCCTCTAATTTgactttatttcaaataatatggTTTATTACCTAAAAAGAAAGAGTTCACTGCTTCATGAGTGTCTTCTAGATCTCGAAAATAAGGCTTGAATGCTAAGACCGGATTCAATACATCTAGAGTTTTAGAGAAACTTTGTTCCTGGTATGAGTGCTATCGTTTTTCCTATCTAGTCTAGTTTTAGCGCATGACAAACTCGAATTCAAAACTTTAGAAAGACTAAGAATACccacataatatattttttttaaagttattcacACTAGTATATACTAAATAATTTACATAATAtcttattcataattttttgtaatGTAAACTTAAATCATAATTCAAGTTGAAATAATCttgattaagaaatattttaaactaaaaacatcataaattataataataataataatattgtggTTGATTCATCCCTCTTTTCCATAATTAAATTGTCACATGATGCTTTAAAgcatcatgtttttttttttctctctctcatgTTAGTTGGATGTTGTATCTTCTTGTATGGATAATCATTAgtcttttgaaattcttttttttctatctCACATTCAGAAATAAACCTAGAGATGTTTGAGTTCTTCACGGACAAACTTTCAGACATCATGCAAAATGTCccaaattcttaattttatccCTTCCTCTCTCATCTATATTCCATGTTTCATTTACAAACATTATATTTACCATTCTCTAATGTTTGACTCGAATAATCGAACTTCAGTGTCATGTGAAAgttaaattagtatttttaacTATCTTTGTTGGCAATATTAAAAGACTGCTTTACCCTATCTATGTGAGAGAACATGAcactgaaaaagaaaaagactaAAATCGAACAGAAGATCTTATCCCGTGAACCCAATATACATATGTCATAACCTAAAATGATACTCCAAACTTTAATTAAGAaggtttttaatgaaaatcaaacaTTGATGAGTATGTTTCTATTGAAGctatataataaatacattaaaagattaaatttaGTCAGCTAAgttgaatcatttaaaatattaactgtTATGtatgttcatttttttaaatatcaaaatataattaaattaaatcatttaagtGGTACAAGATATCTATAGCAAAGAAGATAGATAATTCACCTATTATGGTTGGACATATTAAGAGAGACACCTTTTCCCAATCCAATTCAAGACTCATCCTCATTATCCTTCATTGTGTTAGACATAGACCAATCAATATTGGtatgtttttcctttttttgaacatactaatatatacaaaataataataatacataaggATACAAATGAACTGAGCTCCTCGCGAGATATTCGATAACGATTAGGTAAAAAGTTCGTTTGTTAGTTTTAACAAGCTAAGTTCGGACTCGTTTAAaaactttgaaaatttaaatgagCCAAGTCTGAACTTTTTGATACTCGTCTCGTCAACTCGCGAACATGTTCGTTTGAAGGCTTGTTTATGGGCTCAAAAACATATTCGTTTAGAGACTCACAaacatatttgtttaaaaactcatttaaaCGTAACTTTTAAATCATTAcattaaatcataaatttatttcGGTAAGAACTTGTAGCTAAGATTGTAAACAAGTTTAACGAGTTCTCTAAACAAACTTTTAACGATCTCTCTTAAGAGTCGAGCGCGAGCGACTCGTGAGCCCACCTGAATACatacgagccgagctcgagccctATTATAAAAGTACGACCCGAATATATTCTAAACGAGCCAAACTCAAGCCTCTAACTACTCAACTCGACTCGTTTACAACCCTATCACATGTGGGTCAAACAAACcaaattaataatagaaaacCAAACACgatctaaaatctaaaataagatAGTACATGTCTTTATAACCCTAAAGTTTGTAGACTATGATCAACATATTCACCTTAATAATGATCAATCTTCACATCTTTtcctattataaattaaatgatttgacataaaattaaatacaaattgtaatattttttaagtcaaaatataattttgataatctTTCCCCATTAATGAGATACACAAAAAGTCATAAGTTTAACAATAATGTTAACATGGTTGTATTCCCTAGgttaagaaatataataatttaactaaaatagatagataaaagataaataaatagaaccttgtaaatttagttttttattttattttctttttatagaatgatgatattaaatttttttattatcatttttgacattttttatattatgtgATAATTTGATAAGAACAATCAGAAAAAATAAACAGAAGAAGTTAATATCAAAAACCCATACCATAATAAAAACCTTATTTTGACAAATCCAAGAATGATTAGAAAACCGCGTCAagtatcttcttcttcttctggaATCTCTTTCTAGTTTTCACACTATCAATGGCGAATTCAACAATTGGATCTACTCTCAAAGCTTACGCTCTCCCTTTGATTCTTTTTGCTGTTTTTATCATCTGTCAGCTATTCGTCACTCCTAGATGGTTTCCTCCTTCCCACTACGACGGTGAGACATCACTCACCCATGTATTTCTTTCTCATTCTTTTCAGTTACCAATGATTctcaatttctcatttttatgCTTACAGTTTTGAGAATTCCAAGGGACAGCTCCATTGAAGAAGTAACAAATGCATACAAGAAACTCTCTGCTAACTGGTACTTTTACCCCACCTGCCAAAACTGTTTGATTACATGCTTTGATTAAAAATCGATGATTTTTTGTTGGGAAATTTTGTTTCAGGAGTACAGACAGTGAAATTGTTCATGTGACTGAGGTTTTGAAGGTGggtattgttttattttaatctaatgcCCTTTTGATTGATTGTTTGCATAGTTGTATTCTGTTTCATGACAGCTGATAAGggtttgaaatttgtttttctctGTAATATTTTTAGATCAGATATGCTTTCGAATTGCTTTCGAGTCCATTGTGGAAGAGGGACTATGATAACTTCGGCATTGATGAACAAAGTGtgagtttgtttttgttttgtttcggATATAAACATTACAGGACATTTATGTTgtttattgatgtttttttGACTTGATGAATTACTTTTCATATGCAGCATGTTGTTGGAAATCTCAAGGAGGAATATGTTGGGGCCAACATATCTAAGCTAGTAGAACATCCACTGATTGAGGCAGTTATATTTGGTTGGCTAAGAATGTCATTAAAATATGCTTTATTTTCAGCTTGTGTCATTGTCGAtacaaaaatattgaaatgcttTGATTATTGTATATTTGACCAGGTCCAGAACATACGTTTAATGTTATTACAACTGAGAACTTTATGTCCATGTTTGATGACACAAAG
This is a stretch of genomic DNA from Impatiens glandulifera chromosome 4, dImpGla2.1, whole genome shotgun sequence. It encodes these proteins:
- the LOC124934170 gene encoding NAC domain-containing protein 92-like; its protein translation is MFLRFHQKPISKLMENINSSIGKEEDLMDLPAGFRFYPSDEELITHYLSKKVLDSNYSAIAIGEVDLNKVEPWDLPSQAKMGEKEWYFFCLRDKKYPTGLRTNRATSKGYWKATGKDREIFRGKFPVGMKKTLVFYLGRAPKGEKTNWIMHEYRLEGSYYLQNLPRTARNEWVICRIFQKNSGEKKVFVSGLTPVAMNSILPPLTESSSSPYGYESTTHDVSCFSTMNQIEIKDYSINHLSPFYNSMNPILDSQNQYPDPNFIQDQPFLMNLADRYDDPMMNIKTEMLNWETGRPAGLGGGEMGSGGLWDF